A window of Candidatus Buchananbacteria bacterium CG10_big_fil_rev_8_21_14_0_10_42_9 contains these coding sequences:
- the mraY gene encoding phospho-N-acetylmuramoyl-pentapeptide-transferase, translated as MDNFLVVKIFSLTTLAFVVAILWTPILTHYLYKYKLGKSIRNAPNAPIFYSLHAKKAGTPTMGGILIWVTVLVITGLVVFLDQFIGGVFTHLNYFSRSETLLPLGAMVAAALVGLADDLIDVRATRQERGGLRVRHRLLIYGLIALVGAYWFFFKLDWSIIHVPFFGNFEIGWWYIPFFIFVIVATGFSVNEIDGLDGLAGGTLLTAFAAYGAIAFVQERYDLATLCAVIVGALLAFLWFNINPARFFMGDTGSMSLGVTLGIIAMLTNAALLLPIIGLLFVAESGSVIIQLTSKKLLGKKIFRSTPIHHHFEAMGWPEPKIVMRFWVVSGVAAVAGLIIFLIDKL; from the coding sequence ATGGACAATTTTTTAGTAGTTAAAATATTTAGTTTAACTACGCTGGCTTTCGTGGTAGCGATTTTGTGGACCCCCATATTAACCCATTACTTATATAAGTATAAGCTTGGCAAAAGTATTAGAAATGCCCCTAACGCGCCTATCTTTTATAGTCTGCATGCTAAAAAGGCGGGTACGCCAACGATGGGCGGGATTTTAATTTGGGTAACGGTTTTAGTTATTACCGGGCTAGTCGTTTTTTTAGACCAATTTATTGGCGGCGTGTTTACGCATTTAAATTATTTTTCACGTTCAGAGACTTTATTGCCGCTTGGCGCAATGGTGGCCGCAGCGTTAGTTGGCTTAGCCGATGACTTGATTGATGTCCGCGCTACCCGCCAGGAAAGGGGCGGATTGAGAGTGCGCCATCGCTTGCTAATTTACGGGCTGATTGCATTAGTCGGAGCGTATTGGTTTTTCTTCAAACTAGATTGGAGCATTATTCACGTGCCTTTTTTTGGCAATTTTGAGATTGGCTGGTGGTATATCCCGTTTTTTATTTTTGTAATTGTGGCAACTGGTTTTTCCGTTAATGAAATTGATGGGCTCGATGGATTGGCTGGCGGTACGCTACTAACCGCCTTTGCCGCCTACGGCGCGATCGCCTTTGTCCAAGAGCGCTACGATTTAGCGACCCTCTGCGCTGTTATCGTCGGGGCCCTTTTAGCTTTTCTATGGTTTAACATCAATCCGGCTAGGTTTTTTATGGGCGACACAGGCTCGATGTCTTTGGGTGTGACTTTAGGTATTATTGCCATGCTGACTAACGCTGCTTTGTTATTGCCTATTATTGGTTTACTATTTGTCGCAGAATCCGGATCAGTAATTATCCAACTAACAAGTAAAAAGTTATTGGGTAAAAAAATTTTTCGCTCAACACCAATTCATCATCATTTTGAAGCCATGGGCTGGCCGGAGCCAAAAATTGTGATGCGTTTTTGGGTGGTTAGCGGGGTGGCCGCAGTGGCTGGTTTAATAATATTTTTAATTGATAAGTTGTGA
- a CDS encoding peptidoglycan editing factor PgeF, with translation MLNSSFLSTYQNLHYSLSTRADGDFKKNIINETYYFKKRRVPKSRVVLAGTVHGSNVKIVNGISSPKIANVDGLITQMPSLFLGVSVADCLPVYFYDPIKKVCGIAHAGRKGLIRGILQTMVNAFRQACDVNPASLVVFIGPGIEACHYQVGEAVAKTLPSAFLRSNQRSHFADLKSFARFNLIEAGVPTHSIEVSDICTHCHPNLHSFRRDKTNPIQSMLALIGLYETF, from the coding sequence ATGTTGAATTCATCGTTCCTATCTACTTATCAAAATTTGCACTATAGTTTATCAACTCGAGCTGATGGTGATTTTAAAAAAAACATCATAAATGAAACTTATTACTTTAAAAAGAGAAGAGTTCCAAAAAGCCGCGTCGTTTTAGCCGGCACTGTTCACGGCAGTAATGTAAAAATTGTTAACGGCATATCATCACCCAAGATTGCCAATGTTGACGGATTAATTACTCAGATGCCTAGTTTATTTTTGGGCGTTTCGGTGGCTGATTGCTTGCCGGTTTATTTTTACGACCCGATTAAAAAAGTTTGCGGCATTGCCCATGCGGGTCGAAAAGGCTTAATTCGGGGTATTTTGCAGACGATGGTCAATGCTTTTCGGCAGGCTTGTGACGTTAATCCGGCCAGTTTAGTTGTTTTTATTGGTCCGGGAATCGAAGCTTGTCACTACCAGGTTGGGGAAGCGGTGGCTAAAACTTTACCGAGCGCTTTTTTACGCAGTAACCAAAGGTCGCATTTTGCCGATTTAAAAAGCTTTGCTCGGTTTAATTTAATTGAAGCTGGCGTGCCGACTCATTCAATTGAGGTGAGTGATATTTGCACCCATTGTCACCCAAATTTACACTCTTTTAGACGTGACAAAACTAACCCAATACAATCTATGCTGGCATTAATCGGATTATATGAAACGTTTTAA
- the murD gene encoding UDP-N-acetylmuramoyl-L-alanine--D-glutamate ligase, which translates to MKRFKNKKITVMGLGLHGGGLAVTRWLAERGADLTVTDLKSKSELKESLDKLKKYKNIKLILGRHRNADFVNCEMVIRNPAVPNNSKYLALAKKSGAVVHNEASLFFSLINSAKIIGITGTRGKSTTASLLGNILKKHGYKTLVAGNIGTSAMFDNYYSARQADFVVLELSSWHLEDMHEHKQSPHIAIITNLFPEHLNRYASYSAYKKAKAHILAWQSKKDMALINYDNNDSRQLGKLVLGKRIWLSRKFLPDQNAIFIKSGNVKLRLDGRESNLLSLKIMPSGWQLMLANYLAAMAAARILNVSPYSIRRGIKTFKGVPHRLEFIGDKDGVKFYNDSAASSPEATILALRALGGRTRKIILIAGGSDKKLNFTNLAKEIKKFAKAVVLFQGEGGTKLRQALKRVKMNSPIKTNQTSMQSALKNAMAYAKPGDIVLLSPACASFGLFTNEFDRGRQFVGTVKSL; encoded by the coding sequence ATGAAACGTTTTAAAAATAAAAAAATTACAGTGATGGGCCTTGGTCTTCATGGCGGGGGCTTAGCGGTAACTCGTTGGCTCGCTGAAAGGGGGGCAGATTTAACCGTAACTGATTTGAAGAGCAAAAGTGAACTTAAGGAGTCTTTAGATAAACTAAAAAAATACAAAAATATTAAATTAATTTTAGGGCGACATCGAAATGCCGATTTTGTAAATTGTGAAATGGTTATAAGAAATCCGGCTGTACCCAACAATTCAAAATATTTAGCTTTAGCTAAAAAAAGCGGCGCGGTTGTCCATAACGAGGCATCACTTTTCTTTTCTCTAATTAATTCGGCGAAAATTATTGGCATCACTGGCACTCGGGGGAAGTCAACTACGGCCTCACTTTTGGGAAATATTTTAAAAAAGCATGGGTACAAAACATTAGTCGCCGGCAACATTGGCACTTCCGCCATGTTTGATAATTACTATTCTGCGCGCCAGGCCGATTTTGTGGTCTTAGAACTATCCTCTTGGCATTTGGAAGACATGCATGAACATAAGCAAAGTCCGCACATCGCAATTATTACCAATTTGTTTCCTGAACATTTGAATCGATATGCCAGCTACTCAGCTTACAAAAAAGCGAAAGCTCACATTTTAGCTTGGCAGTCTAAAAAAGACATGGCTTTGATAAATTACGATAATAACGACTCCAGGCAACTAGGTAAGCTAGTTTTGGGTAAACGCATTTGGCTATCCCGAAAATTTTTGCCAGACCAAAATGCAATTTTTATAAAATCCGGGAATGTTAAGCTTAGATTAGACGGCCGTGAGTCTAATTTACTCAGTCTAAAAATTATGCCCTCAGGTTGGCAATTGATGCTCGCTAATTATTTAGCCGCCATGGCGGCCGCGAGGATATTAAATGTGAGCCCTTATAGTATTCGCCGCGGGATTAAAACTTTCAAGGGCGTGCCGCATCGCTTAGAGTTTATTGGAGATAAAGACGGCGTAAAATTTTATAATGATTCTGCGGCATCTTCGCCAGAGGCGACGATTTTAGCTTTGAGAGCCTTGGGCGGAAGAACGAGGAAAATAATTTTAATTGCCGGCGGTTCAGATAAAAAATTAAATTTTACTAACTTAGCAAAAGAAATTAAAAAATTTGCTAAAGCCGTAGTGTTATTTCAGGGAGAAGGGGGAACTAAATTGCGGCAGGCTTTAAAGAGAGTTAAAATGAATTCCCCGATTAAAACAAATCAAACCTCAATGCAGTCAGCGCTAAAAAACGCTATGGCTTACGCCAAGCCCGGCGATATTGTTTTGTTATCTCCCGCGTGCGCTTCCTTTGGCTTATTCACAAATGAATTTGATCGCGGCCGACAATTCGTTGGGACGGTTAAAAGTTTATAA
- a CDS encoding stage V sporulation protein E — MSQKRRITQAKKPTRVKGHNPVKPYFIVVSILVLFGLVMLSSASSIQGFREYNDTYFFFKRQIYFGVIPGIIIGYILYKIPYRIWMQYRFGLLVLTIALLVMPLISFFSAGIGSANSWVSLGGITFQPSEIAKLTFLIWFSAWLSIREEKVIKSIGGGLVPFLFYIAMVLSLIILQPDFGTMTIFAFIALIMFFIGGARLTHLIWLGGLSVLLFGVLIAAAPYRINRFLTFLNPGADPQGAGYHILQAQLAVGSGGLLGQGFGNSIQKFSYLPEVIGDSIFAIIAEELGFIASAGLIMLLSFLMIKGLKLAQENKDQFAKLIVVGIISWWTVQSFINIAAMLSLAPLTGIPLPFISQGGTALMTELAAFGLLANIIKNS; from the coding sequence ATGTCACAAAAAAGACGCATCACTCAGGCCAAGAAGCCAACCAGGGTTAAGGGGCACAACCCAGTCAAGCCATATTTTATAGTGGTTTCAATTTTGGTTTTATTTGGGTTGGTGATGCTGTCCTCAGCTTCTAGTATTCAAGGTTTCCGGGAGTATAACGACACTTACTTTTTTTTCAAACGCCAAATTTATTTTGGCGTGATTCCCGGTATTATTATTGGTTATATTTTATATAAAATTCCGTATCGTATTTGGATGCAGTATCGCTTTGGTTTATTGGTTTTAACTATCGCACTTTTGGTAATGCCTTTAATTAGTTTTTTCTCTGCCGGCATCGGTTCGGCCAATAGCTGGGTTAGTTTGGGTGGGATTACTTTCCAGCCTTCAGAGATTGCTAAGTTAACATTTTTAATTTGGTTCTCAGCTTGGCTTTCGATTCGGGAAGAAAAAGTTATCAAAAGTATTGGTGGCGGGTTAGTGCCATTTTTGTTTTATATTGCCATGGTTTTGAGTTTGATAATATTACAGCCAGACTTTGGTACCATGACGATTTTTGCTTTTATCGCATTGATTATGTTTTTTATTGGCGGTGCTAGATTAACTCATCTAATATGGCTTGGTGGTTTATCCGTTCTGTTATTTGGGGTTTTAATTGCCGCCGCACCATACCGCATTAATCGCTTTTTAACTTTTTTAAATCCTGGCGCTGACCCGCAAGGTGCTGGGTATCACATTTTACAAGCTCAATTGGCGGTTGGTTCAGGAGGATTATTAGGGCAAGGCTTTGGCAACTCTATCCAAAAGTTTTCATATCTGCCAGAAGTCATAGGCGATTCCATTTTTGCTATCATTGCCGAGGAATTAGGTTTCATAGCTTCAGCCGGTTTAATTATGCTTTTGTCATTTCTAATGATTAAAGGTTTAAAATTAGCCCAAGAAAATAAAGATCAATTTGCTAAGTTAATAGTAGTGGGAATTATTTCATGGTGGACAGTGCAGTCTTTTATAAATATAGCCGCTATGTTAAGCTTGGCCCCATTGACTGGCATACCCTTGCCGTTTATCAGCCAAGGCGGAACAGCCTTAATGACCGAGCTTGCCGCTTTTGGGTTGTTGGCCAATATTATTAAAAATTCTTAA
- the murG gene encoding undecaprenyldiphospho-muramoylpentapeptide beta-N-acetylglucosaminyltransferase: MKVLFAGGGTLGSVNPLIALWQELQLRESSLQALWLGTTSGPEQEVVESYGINYRAISTGKLRRYFSWRNVIDPFKVLWGYIQSRKIIKNFKPDIVISAGGFVAVPVVWAAHAKKVPSLIHQQDKQVGLANKLMAKKATRISVTFEASINEIKKFKDKIEIIGNPVRQEFFQVEFEASKKYFHLTHDLPVVLILGGGTGASTINQAVYDSLPNLTKFSQIIHLTGRGRGRSDGSYQNYYPYELLVQEFPKALAAADVVVSRAGMSTITEAAILKKPLVLIPMPDSHQELNAQELQKNNAAKVLAEKNLSPASLVTALKSVIEDAALRENLSLNIGKILPSNPNSKMIDLVYKTISHVN; encoded by the coding sequence ATGAAAGTACTTTTTGCCGGAGGCGGCACCCTAGGATCAGTTAACCCGCTTATCGCACTGTGGCAGGAACTGCAACTTCGCGAGTCAAGCCTACAGGCGCTTTGGCTTGGCACAACGTCGGGTCCAGAACAAGAGGTGGTCGAAAGCTATGGCATCAATTATCGCGCTATTAGCACCGGCAAATTGCGGCGTTATTTTTCTTGGCGAAATGTTATTGACCCTTTTAAGGTGCTTTGGGGTTATATTCAGTCACGTAAAATAATTAAAAATTTTAAACCTGACATAGTTATTTCGGCTGGCGGCTTTGTGGCCGTACCGGTAGTTTGGGCCGCGCACGCGAAAAAAGTCCCAAGTTTAATCCACCAGCAAGACAAGCAGGTCGGGTTAGCTAATAAATTAATGGCCAAAAAAGCAACTAGAATTTCTGTTACTTTTGAGGCGTCAATAAATGAAATTAAAAAATTTAAGGATAAGATTGAGATAATTGGAAACCCAGTCAGGCAAGAATTTTTTCAAGTTGAATTTGAAGCGTCAAAAAAGTATTTTCATCTAACCCATGATTTACCGGTAGTGTTGATTTTGGGCGGCGGTACCGGCGCGTCCACGATTAATCAAGCGGTCTACGATAGCTTGCCGAACCTAACTAAATTTTCACAAATTATACATTTGACCGGACGGGGACGCGGCCGCAGTGATGGTAGTTATCAGAATTATTATCCGTATGAATTATTAGTTCAAGAATTTCCTAAAGCTTTAGCCGCCGCTGATGTTGTGGTTTCCCGCGCCGGCATGTCAACTATTACCGAAGCCGCTATATTAAAAAAGCCTTTAGTTTTAATTCCCATGCCCGACAGCCATCAAGAGCTCAATGCCCAAGAACTCCAAAAGAATAATGCAGCTAAAGTTTTAGCCGAGAAAAATTTGAGTCCAGCCAGTTTAGTCACGGCGCTTAAATCAGTTATCGAAGATGCCGCGTTACGAGAGAATTTGTCCTTAAATATTGGCAAAATACTGCCGTCCAATCCTAATTCTAAAATGATAGATTTAGTCTATAAAACCATAAGTCATGTCAATTAA